The genome window TTCCATACCTTGTGCATTGTTTAGGCAGCTCTTTGCTTGCAGTTAAGATGAAAGTATACTGTCACATGAAGCAGGCCTGTTAAAGATGTACAGTGTTCAAAAGCTCTAAGAAACCAATTGTTGCCCCTATACATAAAAGGGGACTAATAAGACATTATGAGCATCAAACAGTTTCCCACTGCAGATGGTTTTACAACcatcaaaggaaaaaaaaaaaaacacaacttACTCTATGTTTTCATGCTTCACTGTCATATCCTGTATATTTGCCCATATGAACTTAAGATGAGAACAACAAAGCAAAGATACAGCATACAGTCTAATGGTTCACTGCAGCAAACTCATCATAACCCCACAATGTACAAATGCAGGAGTTTTGGAGTAATGAAAATGAATCAAATTGTCTTTAACAAGATCAATATGTTAAACAATCACACTTACAGGGCCAGGCAGGCAATGTTTAACAGCTCGAAAAATGTTCGTAAAACCATGGTCATTGCCACGAGGAAATCCTGTTGTATATTTATCTATGTCCCGTAAGGAATGGCATAAGATACTAAGGGGCTGCAATATAACACAGCAGTaaaatattattggaattgacaAATACTCATCAGGACAACAGACTGGGTCATTATTCCAGGGGGCAGGAAAGCTAGCTCAAATTCATAACAGATGCTTAGAGCAGGAACTTGCCTTTGTAGCTTCTATGTTTTTAATTCTGCAAAGAAGAAGCAAGGTTCCAGTCACCAATTCACCATAAGAGTTGACAACAGAATTGTTAATGAAATCCTTTTATCTAATGAAAGAAACTAAAGTCAATTACCTACGCAAACGTTCAATTGCGGTGTGGCTCCTAAGATCACAAGCTATTGCATACCTAgtatcatggcttactagattAGTTAAGCAACAAAGGCAACAGAAGCATGAGATAAAACCAAAATGAAATGTCATTGGTCCACTGCAATCATGAAATATGTTGCAAAACATTTATCCTATTATGATGAATTATCAATAGTGGGGAGAATAACAAACAGCATTGAAGGAATATAGCATACACAGTGTCTGTGGGAATCACTCCTACAGCTCCCTCTTTAAGAAGTTGAATAACAGGATCCAATTTCCAAGAGTCTGACCCTGAAGGATCAACTTCAAGGTAGAGTAAACCATCCTCCTGGCACATTTCCAATTATAGAATCAATGAGGTCATCTGCCCATCTATTAGCGTAGTGCCAAATTACACAAAAGGTTGTGATTGGGAATGTTAAGCTTTATAAGACTAATAAGATTGTAGCGTGCCATGAGATGTTCTTTTTGCCTTCTATACAAATCTATGTTGGGGGATGTGGTTACCCCTAACAAAATAGGTAATGTGAACAAGATGCTCAACAAAATAGGAAATGTGAACAAGATGCCCCTAATTTGACACATGGATATCTCTGCATGGACACCAAACCACATGGCTTCAAACTACTTAAGTTATCCTCCAGGGAGAGAAAGTGTGTCATTGGATCACTCAAATAGATCTTATTAGACAAAGGGATATAGTCATGCCAACCCAAAGATCCCTTTGTCTAGTCATAACCAATCCAAATAAGATGATCCAATGGCACACTTCCTCCCCCCGGAAATAACTTAAGTAGCTTGCCACATGATAAGGTGCTCATGCAAAGGTATTCATGTTACACCTAAATGCGATACCAAAggcaaaaatagaaaaataaaataggagtaGAATGAGAATTAATATAAAAGTAGAAAAATTCATATGACTTATGTAGAATGAAAAACCTTATTTATAGGCTGATAATTATAGTAAAAACTCAACAAACTAAATTCTATCTCATAAATTTAAGATTATAGGAAAAAACTCAACAAACTAAATTCTATCCCATAAAAATCTCTTCTAACGGTAATTTCAAACCTATTACACACGTGAAAATGGAACACATCATTAAGCCTCTAGCATAAAATTTAAGGTTGATCGGTGAAATTATATACTAGGCATTTATATAGAGAAAATAAGAGGAGAAAACTTGAGACCTTAGTGAAACGAGGAGTAGAGTACTTGAGACGTTTAGGGCTCCTCTTAACAACTGCCAAAATTTCGAATTTACGGCTTTGATGTAAAGGAGAAA of Ipomoea triloba cultivar NCNSP0323 chromosome 3, ASM357664v1 contains these proteins:
- the LOC116012787 gene encoding uncharacterized protein LOC116012787, with the protein product MALIVQPCRCGGVAAATLPSSLSQSPCPFPRRVSLPNLNFVLSPLHQSRKFEILAVVKRSPKRLKYSTPRFTKEDGLLYLEVDPSGSDSWKLDPVIQLLKEGAVGVIPTDTVYAIACDLRSHTAIERLRRIKNIEATKPLSILCHSLRDIDKYTTGFPRGNDHGFTNIFRAVKHCLPGPYTFILTASKELPKQCTRYGTTTSKYASRKNVGIRIPDDPVCQAILDKMNGPLISTSVKSPKENEWILDPVVIADVYGPEGLDFVVDAGVRVADPSTVVDMTGSYPKIMRQGKGAKQPWMVAGEEDFDVK